In Deltaproteobacteria bacterium, the genomic stretch TAGAGCAGTGCGACCAAGCTCTTTAAGAACTGGCCCTTGTTCGAGAATGAATTTACTGGAAACAGCCATCAATTCCTCTTTGCGCGAGTGGGTTTGAAACAGGCAGCGTTTGCGGCCCGTGTGCGGTTTCTCTACCATTTGGTAGGGAAAACGACAAGCCTATTATGATGCGACGTGTTAGGGTCTGCAAGGGCATTTACAGGATTTTAAGAGCTGCTCAACATATTACTAAGTAACTGTTTTTATTTCAGTTTAATGATTTTATGCATCTTTGCGATCATGCAAGGCTTCCCGCGCAGCTTCATACCGAGCGAAATCTTCGACGAATTCAGCCTTGGTATCCCTTTACTTGCCCCGGTTCACGCACCCCGAATTTTGCGTATTTCATCGGCCCTTAGAGATCTGCTAGCCTTTGGGTGAACATCATGTCGACACGTATTTTAATCACAGATACCAGCGCCGCGGTTTGCCGGCTTTATCAGTACTACCTGGAGCCTTTGGGTTGTGAGTTCAAAACTGCATCCGATGCACAGGAGTGTCTCGATTTAGCACAGGAATGGAAACCCGACATCATTACCTTGGGTATGGAGCTTGGCGAAACCTCCGGACTTGAACTACTCAACCAAGTTAAAAACGATGACCGCTTTAACCTCACACCTGTCGTTATGATCTCATCGGTATCCAGCGAAGATATGCAAGTACAGGCCTTCGAAGCAGGTGCTATCGAATACATCATCAAACCATTCACTCCCGACTTTCTCCGCAGGCGTGTTGAATCCATTCTTGACCCCATCGAGCGTGATGTCGCTCATGCAGACAAAGGCGAAAATCGTCATAAAGTTTTGGTAGCAGAAGACAGCAAAGCCATCATGCTACTTTATGAATTTCTCTTGGACCAACTCGGCTGCGATATCATTCCATGCTACGACGGACTCTACGCCTGGAAAGAACTCAACAAAAACTCCGACAGCATCGATCTCATCATCAGTGATATTCACATGCCCAACATGGACGGGCGTGAGTTTGCCAAACGGGTGCGCGGTAATCCGGACTTTAACCAAATACCCCTGATCATGTCTTCAACAGTACGCGAGCTGCACGAAATCAAATCGCTCTTACACCAGGGTGCCAACGATTATGTGACCAAGCCATTTTCACATGAAGAGTTTGCCGCACGTGTGAACGCCCACCTGCGCACACGTACCATGATGAATGAGCAGGAGCGCCTGAACCATCAGCTAAGCCAGATGAACGAAATCCTGGAAGAGAAGGTTCGCGCTCGTACCCAGGAAATTAAAGACGCCAACATATCCGCAATCTATATGCTCGCGGTCGCAAGTGACGCTAAAGACTCAGACACCGGGAACCATATTCAGCGAGTCAGGTTTTATTCCGAAGAACTCGCCCGTAAAATTGGCATTGACGAGACAGAAGCAGAAGAGATTGGCTACTCCAGTATGATGCATGACGTGGGCAAGCTCGCGATACCCGACCGCGTGTTGAAAAAACCTGGCCGACTTGACGATGAAGAGCTCGCCATTATGCGTACCCACGCCGCCAAAGGTGCAGAAATTCTTGGAGACAATCCATTCTTTAAAAAAGCCCGTGACATTGCACACTGCCACCACGAGCGCTTTGATGGAACGGGATACCCACGAGGAATTAAGGGTGAAGAGATTCCCCTGCCCGCGCGGATTGTAGCGGTTGCCGATATTTACGACGCGCTCTCGTCGGCCCGGGTCTACAAAGCAGCGTGGACTCAAGATGAAGTACTTGTAGAACTCGTCAATATCTCTGGCACACACCTCGATCCGAGAGTCGTCAATGCATTCTTGGAAATGGTACACGACGGGACAGTGGATAAGATTCGCAAGAAGTATTCAGACCCTGCGGTCGACGGTCATATCTAAGACTTATTGCGGTATTTGGCTTCGGAGTGTGACCACTCGAATGGTGCAAGGCCCTTTGAAGTGAGCTCTCACTTTCTCCCCCAGCTGATTCACTAACGCCTGAGTCACGTCCGCCTCACTGAACAAACGCACCATCACTTGCATGACACCCTCGTCTTTGACCAGTTCAACAATATCCAAAGAGACCGCTGGATACTCGTTCAATACACTTTCGATGCTCTCTGAAAGCATCAACTCATCTTCTGTAAAATTAGAAAGAAGAGCGATAACCAACGGAATCGAAAGCACCATCATCGCAACCAACAATATCGCCCAGATACGTTTTACAAATAGCCGTGTACCCGTTTGGTTATGGTTGGCCCGAATCCCCATGAGATAAAGGGTTCCGGCAGATGCCATAATGATTGCCACTAAGTTGGTGGCGAACAAAAGCGCAGCACCCGCCGCGGCAGTTAACTGCCCCGCTGCCAAACAAATTCCAACCGTTGCAATGGGCGGCACCAATGCTGCAGCAATCGCCACTCCCGGTAGAGCCGCTACCAAGCCCGGCCGCGCCAGTGCAAACGCCGCGGCCACACCGCTAAAGAGCGCAATCCACAAATCGAGTAAGTTCGGATTGGTTCGCCCAGAAAGCTCTGCATTAAGTTCAGGCATCGACGGAGTCGTTAAGCCAAAGAAAAAGCCAACCGCCAAAGCCAAAAGGAAACCGACTAAAATCGAACGGCTGGCCGTCCGGACCATCACTTGATTACCTTGCACTAAGCCCAAACCAGCGCCAATCATCGGCGTCATCAGCGGCGCGACCAACATGGCGCCAATCACAACCGCACCCGAGTTTTGAATCAAACCCAAACTCGCGATGGCT encodes the following:
- a CDS encoding DUF389 domain-containing protein, with the protein product EINKGMGVKSYRGSKFIDAVRGIIAEDGVGLVVISNTETARARFGEESSLASVLVSEAHCDVMVVDSTRPPAAAKKILVPLRDTRHCERALEIGRELAERYDGEVTALYVGESDSDDALAWAQRRLKNLLQKYEHEHSRVVVSSVSVADDRFQAVCEAVSDEYDVILLGASDKELMEKRGGVAAKILAAAPKAAIATLRSETPLVEKTRRAFSSWLEQFLPHLTRDARLDLFDHLKQGSQVGVDFIMLMGLATAIASLGLIQNSGAVVIGAMLVAPLMTPMIGAGLGLVQGNQVMVRTASRSILVGFLLALAVGFFFGLTTPSMPELNAELSGRTNPNLLDLWIALFSGVAAAFALARPGLVAALPGVAIAAALVPPIATVGICLAAGQLTAAAGAALLFATNLVAIIMASAGTLYLMGIRANHNQTGTRLFVKRIWAILLVAMMVLSIPLVIALLSNFTEDELMLSESIESVLNEYPAVSLDIVELVKDEGVMQVMVRLFSEADVTQALVNQLGEKVRAHFKGPCTIRVVTLRSQIPQ
- a CDS encoding response regulator, producing MSTRILITDTSAAVCRLYQYYLEPLGCEFKTASDAQECLDLAQEWKPDIITLGMELGETSGLELLNQVKNDDRFNLTPVVMISSVSSEDMQVQAFEAGAIEYIIKPFTPDFLRRRVESILDPIERDVAHADKGENRHKVLVAEDSKAIMLLYEFLLDQLGCDIIPCYDGLYAWKELNKNSDSIDLIISDIHMPNMDGREFAKRVRGNPDFNQIPLIMSSTVRELHEIKSLLHQGANDYVTKPFSHEEFAARVNAHLRTRTMMNEQERLNHQLSQMNEILEEKVRARTQEIKDANISAIYMLAVASDAKDSDTGNHIQRVRFYSEELARKIGIDETEAEEIGYSSMMHDVGKLAIPDRVLKKPGRLDDEELAIMRTHAAKGAEILGDNPFFKKARDIAHCHHERFDGTGYPRGIKGEEIPLPARIVAVADIYDALSSARVYKAAWTQDEVLVELVNISGTHLDPRVVNAFLEMVHDGTVDKIRKKYSDPAVDGHI